A stretch of the Equus caballus isolate H_3958 breed thoroughbred chromosome X, TB-T2T, whole genome shotgun sequence genome encodes the following:
- the LOC111771547 gene encoding melanoma-associated antigen 8-like, with product MTLGRMGELCKREEDHQDPREAQGLVDAQLSGAEEEEAISPSSSPSVPFLSTLEEVAAAVTRSPDQGSQSAWPSPTAMAATPWSQYGDNGSSSQDEEGPNAWEDPGDTDSSLQDALRLKVTDLVGFLLLKYRTKEPTTKAEMLNTVLRDYQDHFPVIFSEASECMQLVFGVDVKEVDPSDHSYVLVTTLGLTYDGMLRGEQIMPRTGLLAMLLGVILLEGNCPPEEGIWEALSVMGVRAGREHFIYGEPRELLTHVWVQEQYVEYRQVPSSDPACYKFLWHPRAHAETSKMKVLEYLLRVSSRDPSPFLHLCEEAVSDEEEAPEPEGSQARSRPTSSSFSCWA from the coding sequence ATGACTCTAGGTCGGATGGGTGAGCTCTGCAAGCGTGAGGAAGACCATCAGGACCCAAGAGAGGCCCAGGGCCTGGTGGATGCGCAGCTGTCcggggctgaggaggaggaggccatatccccctcctcctccccctctgtccccttcctgagcaccctggaggaggtggctgcTGCTGTAACCCGGAGTCCTGACCAGGGCTCTCAGAGTGCCTGGCCGTCCCCGACTGCCATGGCAGCTACTCCATGGAGCCAGTACGGAGACAATGGTTCCAGCAGCCAAGATGAGGAGGGACCAAACGCATGGGAGGACCCGGGAGACACTGACTCCTCGCTCCAAGACGCACTACGTTTGAAGGTCACTGACCTGGTGGGGTTCCTGTTGCTCAAGTATCGCACAAAGGAGCCCACCACAAAGGCGGAGATGCTGAATACGGTCCTCAGAGATTACCAGGACCACTTCCCTGTGATCTTCAGCGAAGCCTCTGAGTGCATGCAGCTCGTCTTTGGTGTTGATGTGAAGGAAGTGGACCCCAGCGACCACTCCTATGTTCTGGTCACCACACTGGGTCTCACCTACGATGGAATGCTGAGAGGTGAGCAGATCATGCCCAGGACTGGTCTCCTGGCAATGCTCCTGGGCGTCATCCTCCTGGAGGGCAACTGCCCCCCTGAGGAGGGCATCTGGGAAGCACTGAGTGTCATGGGGGTGCGTGCCGGGAGGGAGCACTTCATCTATGGGGAGCCCAGGGAGTTGCTCACCCACGTTTGGGTGCAGGAGCAGTACGTGGAGTACCGGCAGGTGCCCAGCAGCGATCCTGCATGCTACAAGTTCCTGTGGCATCCCAGGGCCCACGCTGAAACCAGCAAGATGAAAGTCCTGGAGTATTTGCTCAGGGTCAGTAGCAGGGATCCCAGTCCCTTCCTCCACCTGTGTGAAGAGGCTGTGAGTGATGAGGAAGAGGCGCCTGAGCCCGAGGGCAGCCAGGCACGGTCCAGGCCCACGTCCAGCAGCTTCTCCTGCTGGGCATGA